One genomic segment of Lysobacter sp. 5GHs7-4 includes these proteins:
- a CDS encoding glycoside hydrolase family 99-like domain-containing protein: MASLKALIGRSLRDVYHALPVSWSTRLSLKQFIFRGLAPVLSRTGSYRRWDEHDPTQMPAPTPGIDPREFARLAERLALQQRYVRQVLATARSGRSLDFVAAPATTGPAALRAKAIALYLPRNSRGDGVQSSDTWVDIAAAAPKFVGHEQPRLPGELGYYDPLLGEVMRRQVELARLHGLHGFCFLLGDDPKLNPLSRYVADTAIDFPFCVCWPAMGAAEGDKGRDNDSDSDKDKIVGTNDASSDDAGSDDSGDDDGDSGDAQPQDDGARFVADLASYLADPRYIRIAGRPLVVVRGSDSSPIDAAIPQRWRDACREAGLGDLFLAALQSFAPATEPGLAAETAHDDAVPAVEAVEAVEAVEAVEAVEAVEAVEAVEAVEAVEAVEAVEAVEAVEAIEAIEAVEAVEAVEAVEAVEAVEAVEAVEATGEGADSDSGAPIDYGHCVAAGFDVELEWPPHAPNHDLVPIDSQFGIVDPDWAAEIVDYRELVARSLQAPTPDGLLIRGVMPGWDDEAGQGGQGRVFANASPEAYRQWLSAAADDAAANPVAGERLVFVNAWNDWLRGAYLEPDRRHGYAYLHATRAALAMPLPRAKLALLSHDAHPHGAQYLALNLVRELKRMGQDVEVLMQGEGLLEPEFEALTPVHRLYRMDEAELLAFAQGLRHSGVDAVIANTTVSGRMIVPFREAGLRVVSLIHELPGLIAQYCLESALYELVRASDHVVISSQAVREGMATLLPPEALAGKLVMRPQGLFTRSRYRGMRDLSVPRAELRRKLGLADSALIVLSVGYADRRKGLDLLAHAAAIACASEPELHVVWVGHDDAEVRREVDAFLQEAGIADRFHYAGLDFDTDDYYAGADVYALASREDPFPSVVLESLSVGTPVVAFAGTGGGADLIEARAGIAVPAFDVEAYANALLSLCRDEALRTQYGEVGRATVDSEYSFRGYALDLLDLLGRDLPRVSAIVPNYNYAHYLRERLSGLSAQTLPLAEILVLDDASTDDSVEVLYGLRGECHPEPVLLRNERNSGSVFRQWLAGARRASGEFVWIAEADDDVKPEMIEVLAQAMRADASVVMAYCQSEQIDADGNVLSEDYTAYTDELSAERWLSAYTATGAEEAIHGLAVKNTVPNVSAVLFRRDALLRVLEEHQEEIASYRVAGDWIVYLRLLTLGRIHFDPRTLNRHRRHASSVTAELDLQRHHDEVVAAQTLARELYPLEPETVAAAADYAVRLSAYFGLRNEE, translated from the coding sequence ATGGCCTCGCTCAAGGCGCTGATCGGACGCTCGCTGCGCGACGTTTACCACGCCTTGCCGGTGTCGTGGTCGACCCGTCTGTCGTTAAAGCAGTTCATCTTCCGCGGGCTTGCCCCGGTGTTGTCGCGAACCGGCTCGTACCGTCGCTGGGACGAGCACGACCCCACCCAGATGCCGGCGCCGACGCCGGGCATCGACCCCCGCGAGTTCGCCCGGCTGGCGGAGCGTCTGGCGCTGCAGCAGCGCTACGTCCGGCAGGTGCTCGCGACGGCACGATCGGGGCGCAGCCTCGATTTCGTGGCCGCGCCCGCGACCACCGGGCCGGCGGCATTGCGGGCCAAGGCCATCGCCTTGTACCTGCCGCGGAACTCGCGCGGCGATGGCGTGCAGTCGTCGGACACCTGGGTCGATATCGCGGCCGCCGCGCCGAAGTTCGTGGGGCACGAGCAGCCGCGCCTGCCTGGCGAACTGGGTTATTACGATCCGCTGCTGGGCGAAGTCATGCGCCGCCAGGTGGAATTGGCGCGCTTGCACGGGCTGCACGGTTTTTGCTTTCTGCTGGGCGACGATCCCAAGTTGAACCCTTTGTCGCGCTATGTGGCCGACACCGCGATCGATTTCCCGTTCTGCGTGTGCTGGCCGGCGATGGGCGCTGCCGAGGGCGACAAGGGCAGGGATAACGACAGCGACAGCGACAAGGACAAGATCGTCGGCACTAACGACGCCAGCAGCGACGATGCCGGCAGCGACGACAGCGGCGACGACGACGGCGACAGCGGCGATGCGCAACCGCAGGACGACGGCGCCCGTTTCGTTGCCGATCTGGCCTCGTACCTGGCGGATCCGCGCTACATCCGCATCGCCGGCCGGCCGCTGGTGGTAGTGCGCGGATCCGATTCGTCGCCGATCGATGCCGCCATACCGCAGCGTTGGAGGGATGCCTGTCGCGAGGCGGGGCTCGGCGATCTGTTCCTGGCCGCGCTGCAGTCCTTCGCGCCCGCGACGGAACCAGGTCTTGCCGCGGAGACCGCACACGACGACGCTGTTCCTGCTGTCGAAGCTGTCGAAGCTGTCGAAGCTGTCGAAGCTGTCGAAGCTGTCGAAGCTGTCGAAGCTGTCGAAGCTGTCGAAGCTGTCGAAGCTGTCGAAGCTGTCGAAGCTGTCGAAGCTGTCGAAGCTGTCGAAGCTATCGAAGCTATCGAAGCGGTCGAAGCGGTCGAAGCGGTCGAAGCGGTCGAAGCGGTCGAAGCGGTCGAAGCGGTCGAAGCGGTCGAAGCGACCGGCGAGGGTGCGGATTCCGACTCCGGCGCGCCGATCGACTACGGGCACTGCGTTGCGGCCGGGTTCGATGTCGAGCTGGAATGGCCGCCGCACGCGCCCAACCACGACCTGGTCCCCATCGATTCGCAGTTCGGTATCGTCGACCCGGATTGGGCGGCGGAGATCGTCGATTACCGCGAGCTGGTCGCGCGCTCGCTGCAGGCGCCGACGCCGGACGGGTTGCTGATCCGCGGCGTGATGCCGGGTTGGGACGACGAGGCCGGGCAAGGCGGGCAGGGGCGCGTGTTCGCCAATGCCAGTCCCGAAGCCTATCGGCAGTGGCTGTCGGCCGCGGCCGACGATGCGGCGGCGAACCCGGTGGCCGGCGAACGCCTGGTGTTCGTCAACGCCTGGAACGACTGGCTGCGCGGCGCGTATCTGGAACCCGACCGCCGCCACGGCTACGCCTATCTGCATGCCACGCGCGCGGCCCTGGCGATGCCGTTGCCGCGCGCGAAACTGGCTTTGCTGTCGCACGACGCGCATCCGCATGGCGCTCAGTACCTCGCCCTGAATCTGGTGCGCGAACTCAAGCGCATGGGGCAGGACGTCGAAGTGCTGATGCAGGGCGAGGGACTGCTCGAGCCCGAGTTCGAAGCGCTGACGCCCGTGCATCGGCTGTATCGGATGGACGAAGCGGAACTGCTGGCGTTCGCGCAGGGCTTGCGCCACAGCGGCGTCGACGCGGTGATCGCCAACACCACCGTATCGGGGCGCATGATCGTGCCGTTCCGCGAGGCGGGGCTGCGCGTGGTCTCGTTGATACACGAATTGCCAGGCCTGATCGCTCAGTACTGCCTGGAGTCCGCGCTGTACGAGTTGGTCCGCGCCAGCGACCATGTCGTGATTTCCTCGCAGGCCGTGCGCGAAGGCATGGCCACGCTGCTGCCTCCCGAAGCGCTGGCGGGGAAGCTGGTGATGCGGCCGCAGGGCCTGTTCACGCGCAGCCGTTACCGGGGCATGCGGGATCTGTCGGTGCCCAGGGCCGAGCTTCGCCGCAAGCTGGGCTTGGCCGACAGCGCGCTGATCGTGCTGTCGGTCGGTTATGCGGACCGGCGCAAAGGTCTGGATCTGCTGGCCCACGCCGCCGCGATCGCATGCGCGAGCGAACCCGAGTTGCATGTGGTCTGGGTCGGTCATGACGACGCGGAAGTGAGGCGGGAGGTGGACGCCTTCCTGCAAGAGGCCGGCATCGCCGATCGCTTCCACTACGCGGGCCTGGATTTCGATACCGACGATTACTACGCGGGCGCCGACGTGTACGCGCTGGCGTCGCGCGAAGACCCGTTCCCGTCGGTGGTGCTGGAGAGCCTGTCGGTGGGTACGCCGGTGGTGGCGTTCGCCGGCACCGGCGGCGGCGCGGATCTGATCGAAGCGCGCGCGGGCATCGCCGTGCCCGCTTTCGATGTCGAAGCGTATGCGAATGCGCTGTTGAGTCTGTGCAGGGACGAAGCGCTGCGCACGCAATACGGCGAGGTCGGACGCGCGACGGTGGACAGCGAGTACTCGTTCCGCGGCTACGCGCTGGACCTGCTGGACTTGCTGGGGCGGGACTTGCCGCGCGTGTCGGCGATCGTGCCGAACTACAACTACGCGCATTACCTGCGCGAACGCTTGAGCGGGCTGTCCGCGCAAACCCTGCCGCTGGCCGAGATCCTGGTGCTGGACGATGCGTCCACCGACGACAGCGTGGAAGTGCTGTACGGTCTGCGCGGCGAATGCCATCCGGAGCCCGTGCTATTGCGCAATGAGCGCAATTCCGGCTCGGTGTTCCGGCAATGGCTGGCCGGCGCGCGCAGGGCCAGCGGCGAGTTCGTCTGGATCGCGGAAGCCGACGACGACGTCAAGCCCGAGATGATCGAGGTGCTGGCCCAGGCGATGAGAGCCGACGCCAGCGTGGTGATGGCGTACTGCCAGTCCGAGCAGATCGACGCGGACGGCAACGTGCTGTCCGAGGACTACACCGCCTATACCGACGAACTGTCCGCCGAACGCTGGCTGTCGGCGTACACCGCCACGGGCGCCGAGGAAGCCATCCACGGCCTGGCGGTCAAGAACACCGTGCCCAACGTCAGCGCGGTGCTGTTCCGCCGCGATGCGCTGCTGCGCGTGCTGGAGGAGCACCAAGAGGAGATCGCCTCCTATCGCGTCGCCGGCGACTGGATCGTGTACCTGCGCCTGCTGACGCTGGGGCGCATCCATTTCGATCCGCGCACGCTCAACCGGCACCGGCGCCATGCGAGCAGCGTCACCGCCGAATTGGATCTGCAGCGCCACCACGACGAGGTCGTGGCCGCGCAGACCCTCGCGCGCGAGCTGTACCCGCTGGAGCCCGAGACGGTCGCGGCGGCAGCCGACTACGCGGTGCGGTTGTCGGCCTACTTCGGTTTGCGGAACGAGGAGTGA
- a CDS encoding class I SAM-dependent methyltransferase: MNVGTPQLKLNAAMSLPAAHVPPSAWIGHIPFAFWLIEEAKPRMLVELGSHHGASYLGFCQAVRHCALDTRCFAVDMWTGDEHSGFYGDEVFNTLWQYNQEQYGGFSALMRMTFDEARDYFADGSIDVLHIDGLHTYEAVLQDFETWLPKMSSRGVVLFHDTMVRERNFGVWKLWAELIQRYPGFEFQHTHGLGVLLVGPDQPQSLLDLAALRDSESEATVLRLFDALGSRIYADRRVAAAEARADNALEQARQQLSAVGATDASQSDVDLVAARAQVAQLSSELEAMRARIAAAAQSSNATHGDLVALQAALSERDERLQAQDERIRSLLASRSWKLTAPVRWLSAAFKGK, translated from the coding sequence ATGAACGTCGGAACGCCGCAGCTGAAGCTCAATGCCGCCATGTCGCTGCCGGCCGCGCACGTGCCGCCGAGTGCGTGGATCGGACATATCCCGTTCGCGTTCTGGCTGATCGAAGAAGCCAAGCCGCGCATGCTGGTCGAGCTGGGCAGCCATCATGGCGCCTCCTACCTCGGGTTCTGCCAGGCCGTGCGCCATTGCGCGCTGGACACGCGCTGTTTCGCCGTGGATATGTGGACCGGCGACGAGCATTCCGGCTTCTACGGCGACGAAGTTTTCAACACGCTGTGGCAGTACAACCAAGAGCAGTACGGCGGCTTCTCGGCGCTGATGCGCATGACCTTCGACGAGGCGCGCGATTATTTCGCCGACGGCAGCATCGACGTGCTGCACATCGACGGCCTGCACACCTATGAAGCGGTGCTGCAGGACTTCGAGACCTGGTTGCCGAAAATGTCCAGCCGCGGCGTCGTGCTGTTCCACGACACCATGGTGCGCGAGCGCAATTTCGGCGTCTGGAAGCTGTGGGCCGAGTTGATCCAGCGCTATCCCGGTTTCGAGTTCCAGCACACCCATGGGCTGGGCGTGCTGCTGGTCGGTCCCGACCAGCCGCAGTCGCTGCTCGACTTGGCCGCGCTGCGCGACAGCGAGAGCGAAGCCACGGTGTTGCGTCTGTTCGATGCGTTGGGCAGCCGCATCTACGCCGATCGTCGCGTCGCGGCCGCCGAGGCGCGCGCCGACAACGCGCTGGAACAAGCCCGGCAGCAGCTGTCGGCGGTCGGCGCGACCGACGCCAGTCAGTCGGACGTGGATCTGGTGGCCGCAAGGGCGCAGGTTGCGCAGCTGAGTTCCGAATTGGAGGCGATGCGCGCGCGCATCGCGGCTGCGGCGCAGTCCAGCAACGCCACCCATGGCGATCTGGTCGCGTTGCAGGCGGCTTTGAGCGAGCGCGACGAGCGGCTGCAAGCGCAGGACGAGCGCATTCGATCGCTGCTGGCGTCGCGCAGTTGGAAGTTGACCGCGCCCGTGCGCTGGCTGTCGGCGGCGTTCAAGGGTAAGTAA
- a CDS encoding ABC transporter ATP-binding protein, producing MSSESLQAQAAGATDRAIVVDGVSKCYQIYERPQDRLKQALLPRLDRMAGLKPRAYFREFWALRDVSMTVARGETVGIVGRNGSGKSTLLQIVCGTLSPTGGSAAISGRVGALLELGSGFNPEFTGRENVYMNGAILGMSQDEIAAKYNDIVAFADIGDFIDQPVKTYSSGMYVRLAFAVIAHADAEILIIDEALSVGDVFFGQKCMRFLRDFQKRGTVLFVSHDAGAVTNLCDRVLWLDGGRVVMDGPAKEVCEAYSASVYGHPAGPTPKLVQEPSQLAATAGADEAVADESPAATIDSDPDAYDPSLDHSRMRVFRFDPNAEGFGDGGASITSIRLENEEGRTLTLLEGGRVVRLVVDAVAHRPIASPIIGFFLKDRLGQRLFGIHSYRDHEAPKPAEPGQRVSAMFEFRMPYLTAGRYTIDAALADGTYLSHVQAAWVYDGLVLDAMAQTRSVGLVGIPFRAVELKVADPAESAPQARGASA from the coding sequence ATGTCCTCTGAATCGCTACAGGCGCAGGCAGCGGGCGCGACCGACCGGGCGATCGTGGTCGATGGCGTCAGCAAGTGCTACCAGATCTACGAACGTCCGCAGGACCGCTTGAAGCAGGCCTTGCTGCCGCGCCTGGACCGGATGGCCGGCCTGAAGCCGCGGGCCTACTTCCGCGAGTTCTGGGCGCTGCGCGACGTGTCCATGACGGTGGCGCGCGGCGAGACCGTCGGCATCGTCGGCCGCAACGGTTCCGGCAAGTCGACCCTGCTGCAGATCGTGTGCGGCACCCTGTCGCCGACCGGCGGCAGCGCGGCCATCTCGGGGCGCGTGGGCGCGCTGCTCGAGTTGGGCAGCGGCTTCAATCCCGAATTCACCGGGCGCGAGAACGTGTACATGAACGGCGCGATCCTAGGCATGAGCCAGGACGAGATCGCCGCCAAGTACAACGACATCGTCGCCTTCGCCGATATCGGCGACTTCATCGATCAGCCGGTGAAGACGTATTCCAGCGGCATGTACGTGCGCCTGGCGTTCGCCGTGATCGCGCACGCCGACGCCGAAATCCTGATCATCGACGAGGCGCTGTCGGTCGGCGACGTGTTCTTCGGCCAGAAGTGCATGCGTTTCCTGCGCGATTTCCAGAAGCGCGGCACGGTGCTGTTCGTGAGCCACGATGCAGGCGCGGTAACCAACCTGTGCGATCGCGTGCTGTGGCTGGACGGCGGCCGCGTGGTGATGGACGGACCGGCCAAGGAAGTCTGCGAAGCGTATAGCGCCAGCGTCTACGGGCATCCGGCTGGGCCGACGCCCAAGCTGGTCCAGGAGCCGTCGCAGCTCGCCGCGACCGCTGGCGCGGACGAGGCGGTCGCCGACGAGTCGCCGGCGGCGACGATCGATTCGGACCCCGACGCCTACGATCCCAGCCTGGATCACAGCCGCATGCGCGTGTTCCGTTTCGATCCCAACGCCGAGGGTTTCGGCGACGGCGGCGCCAGCATCACCTCGATACGTCTGGAAAACGAAGAGGGCCGCACCCTGACGCTGCTGGAAGGCGGCCGGGTCGTGCGCCTGGTGGTGGATGCCGTCGCGCATCGCCCTATCGCCAGCCCGATCATCGGCTTCTTCCTCAAAGATCGCCTGGGCCAGCGCTTGTTCGGCATCCACAGTTACCGCGATCACGAGGCGCCCAAGCCGGCCGAACCAGGACAACGTGTCAGCGCGATGTTCGAGTTCCGGATGCCGTATTTGACGGCCGGCCGATACACGATCGACGCGGCGCTTGCGGACGGCACCTACCTCAGTCATGTCCAGGCAGCCTGGGTCTATGATGGTTTGGTGTTGGACGCCATGGCCCAAACCCGTTCGGTCGGATTGGTGGGCATCCCGTTCCGCGCGGTCGAATTGAAGGTCGCCGACCCGGCCGAATCCGCCCCACAAGCCCGCGGTGCCTCGGCCTGA
- a CDS encoding ABC transporter permease, which yields MSHGQLINAHLPPPAGPRSMFAGFWRERRLIAQLIRRDVLGRYRGSIMGVAWSFLYPVLMLAVYTFVFSVVFEAKWPGSLAGQGKARFALLLFIGVIAHGLIAEALIKAPSLIVGNTNYVKKVVFPLETLAWSLMGSAVFHALASLTILMVAKLLLEGSIPLTALWLPVILLPLVLFALGISWLLASLGVFIRDIGQMTGVVSTVLMFLAPVFYPIASLPEKYRAWVYANPITVAIEESRAALFTEIAPDPAMLIRYYAFALVFMAFGYWWFQKSRRGFADVL from the coding sequence ATGAGTCACGGCCAGTTGATCAATGCGCACCTGCCGCCGCCGGCGGGGCCGCGCAGCATGTTCGCCGGCTTCTGGCGCGAGCGCCGCCTGATCGCGCAGCTGATCCGGCGCGACGTGCTGGGGCGCTACCGCGGCTCGATCATGGGCGTGGCCTGGTCGTTCCTGTATCCGGTGCTGATGCTGGCCGTCTACACCTTCGTGTTCTCGGTGGTGTTCGAAGCCAAGTGGCCGGGCTCGCTCGCCGGGCAGGGCAAGGCGCGCTTCGCGCTGCTGTTGTTCATCGGCGTGATCGCGCACGGTCTGATCGCCGAGGCGCTGATCAAGGCGCCCAGTTTGATCGTCGGCAACACCAACTACGTCAAGAAAGTGGTGTTTCCGCTGGAAACGCTGGCTTGGAGCCTGATGGGCTCGGCGGTGTTCCATGCGCTGGCCAGCCTGACGATCCTGATGGTGGCCAAGCTGCTGCTTGAGGGCTCGATTCCGCTGACCGCGTTGTGGCTGCCGGTGATCCTGTTGCCGCTGGTGCTGTTCGCGTTGGGCATTTCCTGGCTGCTCGCGTCGCTGGGCGTGTTCATTCGCGATATCGGCCAGATGACCGGCGTGGTGTCGACGGTGTTGATGTTCCTCGCGCCGGTGTTCTATCCGATCGCCTCGCTGCCGGAGAAGTATCGCGCCTGGGTCTACGCCAACCCGATCACCGTGGCCATCGAGGAAAGCCGGGCGGCCCTGTTCACCGAGATCGCTCCCGATCCGGCCATGCTGATCCGCTACTACGCGTTCGCGCTGGTGTTCATGGCGTTCGGCTACTGGTGGTTCCAGAAATCGCGCCGGGGGTTCGCCGATGTCCTCTGA
- a CDS encoding cystathionine gamma-synthase → MTEPKQDGGAHKPGLGTLAIHAGQSPDPTTGAVMTPIYATSTYAQSSPGVHQGFEYSRSHNPTRFAYERCVAGLEGGSHGYAFASGLAATSTILELLDSGSHVIAMDDVYGGTYRLFERVRRRSAGLDFSWVDLSDTAAFEAAIRPETKLVWIETPTNPLLKLVDVARIAQIARKRGLIVVVDNTFSSPILQRPLELGAHMVMHSATKYLNGHSDIVGGMVVVGDDAGIAEQMTFLQNAVGGVQGPFDSFLALRGLKTLHLRMKAHCENAQALAEWLQSHPSVEKVIYPGLASHPQHALAKRQMHGFGGMVSILVKGGMDGARRMMERCELFAIAESLGGVESLINHPAVMTHASIPPDRRAALGIADNLVRLSVGVEDLADLRAELEGALAQ, encoded by the coding sequence ATGACCGAACCTAAGCAGGATGGCGGGGCGCACAAGCCCGGATTGGGCACGTTGGCGATCCACGCCGGGCAGTCTCCGGACCCGACCACGGGCGCCGTGATGACCCCGATCTACGCCACCTCGACCTACGCCCAGAGCAGCCCCGGCGTGCACCAGGGCTTCGAGTACTCGCGCAGCCACAACCCGACCCGGTTCGCCTACGAGCGCTGCGTCGCCGGCCTGGAAGGCGGCAGCCACGGTTACGCCTTCGCCTCCGGCCTGGCCGCGACCTCGACGATCCTGGAACTGCTGGATTCGGGCAGCCACGTGATCGCCATGGACGACGTCTACGGCGGCACCTACCGCCTGTTCGAGCGCGTGCGCCGCCGCTCGGCCGGCCTGGACTTCAGCTGGGTCGACCTCAGCGACACCGCCGCCTTCGAGGCCGCGATCCGTCCCGAGACCAAGCTGGTCTGGATCGAAACCCCGACCAATCCGCTGCTCAAGCTGGTCGACGTGGCCCGCATCGCGCAGATCGCGCGCAAGCGCGGCCTGATCGTGGTGGTCGACAACACCTTCAGTTCGCCGATCCTGCAGCGCCCGCTGGAACTGGGCGCGCACATGGTCATGCACTCGGCGACCAAGTACCTCAACGGCCACTCCGACATCGTCGGCGGCATGGTCGTGGTCGGCGACGACGCCGGCATCGCCGAGCAGATGACGTTCCTGCAGAACGCCGTCGGCGGCGTGCAGGGCCCGTTCGACAGCTTCCTCGCGCTGCGCGGCCTCAAGACCCTGCACCTGCGCATGAAGGCGCACTGCGAGAACGCGCAGGCGCTGGCCGAATGGCTGCAGTCGCATCCTTCGGTGGAGAAGGTGATCTATCCCGGTCTGGCCTCGCATCCGCAGCACGCGCTGGCCAAGCGCCAGATGCACGGGTTCGGCGGCATGGTCAGCATCCTGGTGAAGGGCGGCATGGACGGCGCGCGCCGGATGATGGAGCGCTGCGAACTGTTCGCCATCGCCGAATCGCTGGGCGGCGTGGAAAGCCTGATCAACCACCCGGCGGTGATGACCCACGCCTCGATCCCGCCCGACCGCCGCGCGGCCCTGGGCATCGCCGACAACCTGGTGCGCCTGAGCGTGGGCGTCGAGGATCTGGCGGATCTGCGCGCCGAACTCGAAGGCGCGTTGGCGCAATGA